TAATAAATACAAGTCGTTGTTTTTGTAGCAGTAGTTGTAGTgggggtctaaatataaagattgtcactctgggattcctggttgcactctgggatcactctggggtgactggtgcacttcgggatccctgagtatattctatcatcactctggggtgactggtgcacttcgggatccctgagtatattctatcatcactccggggtgactggtgcacttcgggatccctgagtatattctatcatcaccctggggtgactggtgcacttcgggatccctgagtatattctatcatcactctggggtgactggtgcacttcgggatccctgagtatattctatcatcactctggggtgactggctgcaCGCTGAGttccctgggtgcattctgggttcactctggggtgACGGGCTTCAGCCTGGAGGGACTGGGAGCACTCTGGCATCCcgggatgcactctgggatcagtctgggttgactgggtgcactctgggatcactcgatgcactctggaatcactctggtatgaccgagtgcactctggggtcaccgTGTGATCATTGAGCACTCTGTGCGCAATAGTTGCCGCCATTTTGTACAAGATGGCCGGCGTATTTGGCGCCATTTATCCAACATGGCCGCCGTACTTTCTGCCATTTAGTCCAAAATGCCGCCATGTTGGCcgtgtgtaaatatatatataatataaagacaagttgttgttgttgttgtgatagtAGTTGTGATGGTAgttgtggtggtctaaatataaagactgccactctgcgatccctctggggggaatgggtgcactgtgggatttctGGTTGCAATTTGGGATAACattggggtgattgggtgcactgtGAGATTTCTGGTTGCAATTTGGGATAACattggggtgattgggtgcactccACACAAACTGTGATATCACTGGGGGCACTCTGCGCGAGGCTTGCccacattttgtccaagatggccgcaatACTTGCAACTATTATGTCCAAGATGAATGCCGTCCTTGCGGACCTTTTGTCCAagttggccgccgtacttgccgccttTTTGTCCAAGTTGGCCGCCGTGCTGGCCGTGTGTAGATACACACGTATATATATTAGGAATAGAAGTTATTGTTTTTGCACGAGCAGTTATTGATGTGGTGGTCTaagtataaagactgccactctggatCACACTGGGGTGCCCATTGCCTCCCCGAGAGGGGACCGGCGCAGGCCTCCTCCCCAGAGAGGACCGACCGAGGCCTcctccacaggctgcacccaaacagggcccacgtgagttcggtctgtttattgccctgggatttaatttcctctctgggtcCTGGttttgggacctcggtttaacatgttcctgttcgattgtgaccgttgtgatttaaccaggttaaagcctggggttaaagtagcccggcctgcaatgttatacaaacacgttaacccagagtgagacaaacaggggccgagaggagattaacgtcAGAAACGTGAACCCCTGtacgggcttcgagggtttgttatCATTTCAAAATGATGATAGTGTTTCGGGGAGATGGGACAACTTTGAGTTGtcagtcgggaaccagaggacacagattcaaaataattgtcaaaagagccagaggtgacatgaggaagaattatttttacgcaacgagttgttatgatctggaatgcgcgacctgaaagggaagtggaagcagattcaatggtaactttcaaaaggaaattggataaacacttgaaaaggaacaaattGTTCGGTTTGGGGaaaggaatgggaccaactgcaaagagcctgcacaggcacgaagggccgaatggcctgcttcagtGATATTGCTGGCTGGttcttggcagccattttgcaaaagGTGCCTGGTCGTCATTTTGCGCTGCATTGTGGACATTTTACGTCACATATCGGGCGGCCATTTTGTGGAGACCCAGCTGATGTCGAAAAAATTTGTGTAAATTGCATATCCAGCCTCCCACTCCGGGTAAGGCCCACCCGGTTCAATAGACAGACCGGTCACATCTATGATACCAGTTAGAGGATGTGTGATGTTGTTTCCAGAAAAAAATATTCAATattcaggacgttatgggaggttagggaggaaattgcgggtcccctcgcagagttatttgaatcatcgacagttacaggtgaggtgcctgaagattggagggtagcaaatgttgtgcctttgtttaagaagggcggcagggaaaagcctgggaactacagaccggtgagcctgacatctgtagtgggtaagttgttagagggtattctgagggataggatctacaggcatttggagaggcagggactaattaggaacagtcagcatggttttgtgagagaaaatcatgtctcacgaatttgattgagttttttgaaggggtaaccaagaagatagatgagggctgtgcagtagacgtggtctacatggacttcagcaaagcatttgacaaggtaccgcatggtaggttgttacataaggttaaatctcatgggatcaaaggtgaggtagccaattggatacaaaattggcttgacgacagatgacagagggtggttgcagagggttgtttttcaaaatggaggcctgtgtccagcggtgtgcctcagggatcggtcctgggtccgctgttatttgttatttatattaatgatttggatgagaatttaggaggcatggttagtaagtttgcagatgacaccaagattggtggcattgtggacagtgaagaaggttatctaggattgcaacgggaccttgataaattgggccagtgggccgatgaatggcagatggagtttaatttagataaatgtgaggtgatgcattttgggagatcgaatcgggccaggacctactccgttaatggtagggcgttggggagagttatagaacaaagagatctaggagtacaggttcatagctccttgaaagtggagtcacaggtggataggatggtgaagaaggcattcggcatgcttggtttcattggtcagaacattgaatgcaggagttgggatgtcttgttgaagttgtacaggacattagtaaggacacacttggaatactgtgtacagttctggtcaccctattatagaaaggatattattaaactagaaagagtgcagaaaagatttactaggatgctaccgggacttgatggtttgacttatagggagaggttagatagactgggacttttttccctggagagtaggaggttaaggggtgatcttatagaagtctataaaataatgaggggcatagataagatagatagtcaaaatattttcccaaaggtaggggagtctataacgaggggacatagatttaaggtgagaggggagagatacaaaagggtccagaggggcaattttttcactcaaagggtggtgagtgcctggaacgagctgccagaggcagtagtagaggcgggtacaattttgtcttttaaaaaacatttggacagttacatgagtaagatgggtatagagtgaTATCGACCAAGTGCTGGCAACTGGGACCAGCTTCGTGGtatgaactgggcgacatggacatgttgggccgaagggcctgtttccatgttgtaacttctatgatatgattctatgattttaaaatacgaaaaccataattttattttatataatgAGGAGACCAGGCCGGAGCTGAAGTAAACagtggagttttattaacacagcatatggaaaacaatttacattgatatagcgcctttatagtGGTGAAACTTCCCAAGGTACTTAACGGGAGCATttcgacaaaatttgacattgagccacgtaaggaaatattaggacaggtgggaaaacacttgatcaaagaagtagattacaaggaggcgagagaggttgagagatggaaaggttcagggagggaattcaagagcatagggcctcggcagctgaaggcacggtacaCAGGAACAAGTTCCAGATTCTCACTCGTCAAAGGGAGAGTCACTCAGGAGTACTGAGTCCAAATATCAGTGTCttactgcagtccagactgagcccccAAGCTGGGACCTTCcagtctgttcattgacccagtatcccactgcagcTCCGACTGAGCCACAcccagggcccttcctgtctgtaaatTCACTCAGTGACTCACCGCAGCCCAGACGGAGcaccaccctgggtccttcctgtctgtacattgacccagtgtcccactgcaacccagactgagcaccaccctgggcccttcctgtctgtacattgacccagtgtcccactgcaacccagactgagcaccaccctgggcccttgctgtctgtacattgacccagtgtcccactgcagcccagaatgagccccaccctcggcccttcctgtctgtgcattgacccagtgtcccactgcagcccagactgagccccaccctgggcccttcctaactgtccattgacccagtgtcccactgcagcccagactgagccccaccctgggcccttcctgtctgtacactgacccagtgtcccactgcagcccagactgagctccaacctgggccctttctgtctgtacattgacccagtgtcccactgcagcccagactgagccacaccctgggcccttcctgtctgtacattgacccagtgtcccactgcagcccagagtgagccccaccctgggcccttcctgtctgtacattgacccagtttcccactgcagcccagactgagccccaccctgtgcacttcctgtctggacattgacccagtgtcccactgcgtcccagactgagccccaacctgggcccttcctgtctgtacattgacccagtggcccactgcagcccagactgagctccaccctgggcccttcctgtctgtgcattgtaccagtggcccactgcagcccagactgagctccaccctgggcccttgctgtctgtacattgacccagtgtcccactgcagcccagactgagccccaccctcggcccttcctgtctgtgcattgacccagtgtcccactgcagcccagactgagccccaccctgggcccttcctaactgtccattgacccagtgtcccactgcagcccagactgagccccaccctgggcccttcctgtctgtacactgacccagtgtcccactgcagcccagactgagccccaccctgggcccttcctgtctgtgcattgacccagtgtcccactgctgcccagactgagctccaccctgggcccttcctatctgtacattgacccagtgccccactgcagcccagactgagccccaccctgggcccttcctgtctgtgcattgacccagtgtcccactgcagcccagagtgagctccaccctgggcccttcctatctgtacattgacccagtgtcccactgcagcccagactgagccccaccctgggcccttcctgtctgtacattgacccagtgtcccactgcagcccagactgagccccaccctgggtccttcctgtcggtacactgacccagtgacccactgcagcccagactgagccccaccctgggcccttcctgtctgtgcattgacccagtgtcccactgcagcccagactgagctccatcctgggcccttcctatctgtacattgacccagtgccccactgcagcccagactgagccccaccctgggtccttcctgtcggtacactgacccagtgacccactgcagcccagactgagccccaccctgggcccttcctgtctgtgcattgacccagtgtcccactgcagcccagactgagctccaccctgggcacttcctgtctgtacattgacccagtatcccactccagcccagactgagccccaccctgggcccttcctgtctgtacattgacccagtgtcccactgcagcccagactgagccccaccctgggctcttcctgtctgtacattgacccagtgtcccactgcagcccagactgagccccacccggggcccctcctgtctgtacattgacccagtgccccattggtgaccatccagtcccggatatccggcagaatcagcgctgggggaccgggtgactgagtctcgtgaccctgtcgctgggcctctgacgtcacaatgggagacgacgctcgctcagctcgagctggaaaccgtttaagggccgttcggatttccacctggagcgcggccggttaaaggggagggacagagaatcggccaaaaatgttcatataatgagaccaggaatggttataaattgaaatgttcatataatgagactagtaatggttataaattgaaatgttcatataatgagaccaggaatggttataaattgaaatgttcatgtgatgagaccaggaatggttataaattgaaatgttcatataatgagaccaggaatggttataaattgaaatgttcatgtgatgagaccaggaatggttataaattgaaatgttcatatcatgagactaggaatggttataaattgaaatgttcatgtgatgagaccaggaatggttataaattgaaatgttcatataatgagaccaggaatggttataaattgaaatgttcatataatgagaccaggaatggttataaattgaaatgttcatataatgagatcaggaatggttataaattgaaatgttcatataatgagaccaggaatggttataaattgaaatgttcatataatgagatcaggaatggttataaattgaaatgttcatataatgagaccaggaatggttataaattgaaatgttcatataatgagaccaggaatggttataaattgaaatgttcatataatgagaccaggaatggttataaattgaaatgtgcatataatgagaccaggaatggttataaattgaaatgttcacataatgagaccaggaatggttacaaattgaaatgttcacactcccacactcagtccgggtctggattcccgcagtgacaccaggtgtctctttccgtttaAACTGAATTGATTCCcccacagcctgaaacagattaaagattaaacaggaaataaacagattgaacaacagtgtaaataacagggagactggggttaatatttcaataataattacagacaaatattacccataaaagagactgaatcccattgatattttatttattacattaaacattaacacaaacactcaccaggtccgctccagactcctgcaggtcagtatgagggagcggagagcggggacagatcggtctgtgaaggagtttgatcccagggacagatccgtcagtgaccggtttgtactgagagcggaggagagatcatcggtacaagaatctgtgagaccgacatcattcagactgtggatcagagagagagagaaataacagggatcagggtaaattcccagtatttatctGTATTATTCTAACTTGTACTGACATTAATATAATGTGTtcagcatccagttattataaacacaatctcacacagtctgatacttactgcagttcctgtattttacagtccgggttcctcagagccgcagacagtagtttcactcctgaatctcccagtttattgccACCCAGGaccagaaccgtcagtgaccggtttgtactgagagcggaggagagatcctcggtacaagaagctgtgagatcattatcccataacctggagatcagagagagagagagagagagacgagcagaggtaacaggaatcagagtaaattcccagtatttatttgtattattattatttatactgacattaatgtaccgtgttcggcatccagttattataaacacaatctcacacagtctgaaactaactgcagtttctgtattttacagtccgggttcctcagagcctcagacagtagtttcactcctgaatctcccagtttattattacccaggttcagaaccgtcagtgaccggtttgcactgagagcggaggagagatcctcggtacaagaatctgtgagatcgttagcccataacctggagatcagagagagagagagagagacgagcagagataacaggaatcagagtaaattcccagtatttatttgtattattattacttacactgacattaatgtacagtgttagacatccagttattataaacacaatctcacacagtctgatacttactccagtttctctattttacagtccgggttcctcagagccgcagacagcagtttcactcctgaatctcccagtttatttctctccagtctaaacacaaacagacagagagtgagaaacaaactgaatccaattcCTGATCTGACTCAATTTttctctgatattacaggaaacactgaaaaatcttcaggaaattaatagccagatttccctgtcactgacaatgaatctctctctgtccaacgctccatatattcagggactgtcagtaaatgtatttattaaataaagtgctgtctgtgtgaagactttaaatgtccctcagtccggtctcattccctgatgatcagaattaccctcctggaggtcagtgaccggtcccgtcatgtttggggaaccttgtctcatttctgcagcttcttaaatcccagattttatgggaatgTGGCGATTTTCcctgaattaaatgataaagcggtgattaCCTGTATTTTATGCAGCATTGTATTAATCTGTATATTATCTCGGgatgagttatattgtgaaacggcACTTACGGCTGCTTTAAAATCCGTCCCCCAGGATTTAATGTAACAAGGTGAGTTTATTCTGTcctgttacaagttttaaatgACCCTGTACTCCTAGTTTATAGGGGAGCGGAGTCTCTCACTTCATTCCCATTGAACTGGCTCTACATTTATCTCAGGTTTAACGGGCCCGACAGTTTATGCggaattttctgaagttccctcccagagcggggcctcacacacagggagcagattatgggaaattcccggGTTCACTGCCCCCTGGTTAACCCAGGAGCCTCCCGCTGTATATGAGGCCCAaccgctggccggtgtgtgtctATACTCCTGGACTAATACCCCACAACGCGTTAGATTTCACTCTTTTTACCTGCAGATTTTaactcccaaatcccactgaagtgtcggcctggattaatgagcaaggggcctgaatccacgaccttctgactcagaggcacgagtgctgccagctgggtgaagagatggtggatgtattggagagtgtgaagggctgtgtcattgatgagttcagataacggaccgacgtcctgcggggaaagctcagctcgcccactggcggttgactgcccgaaagctgtgttttgctctttgttactgaatgtttggtgtttctgcttccctctcctacacacgttgaaagtccggtgactgtcacttgcccccacacctcggtaagagggtgggatgctccgtcacacagactgctgcagttagtgtcggtctgtgtaagtaacagtgagaaggagtctcttcaatggacgtatctcaggcagtgagaaaaacagcaataaatatcatctattgcaattaaattatcagactctttcagtggacctgtatttactgatccgataaagactgCAAAATCCCGACTTGTTCACAAGGAACCATTTTGGATTCTCCAATCCTTAGGGAATTACTAATGGATCCTCgtatcatttgtcatatttgtgttaaATCTtcttctctctggtttaactgaacagtttgtttcccttcattacggagcaacaatacaatccgtgactgttcTACAATTGGActaacagttagagacaaataaacagttacctcaacacctggcatttgtgcagtacgggtcccagccgctggagtccttcacactgaatGTAGCAGTTCTCCAGATcgaggtgttttattgtatcacagagtccaatgacatgagacaacACCGCACAGTCAATCGGTGTCAGTCGCAATGCTCGCCGTGAATCCAGGTGTCCAAATTTaagtatgtccacagatcccactgtgacccgaACAAGTAttttattctgagactcaaacaggtagtggaatgtgttcaggaggttccttttaccagtttcactctctatgtttccaatctctccttcaaccttctccttcacccagtcaatcactccgcagatagtttgatgaagaaatggacccagaaactccaccaggggccgagctgactgtgaggaggagagaccaacaacaaaacggagaaatatctcaaatcgtccatcttccttgctgtgggcttcactgaggagtttccggatgtccccaggatctggagtcaggaattgtgcgagtgcagctacaaactcttggatggtgaggtgcgggaatgtgtaaaccacactctgggcagaatcatctctctccaaaagttccatcatgaacccagacaggaactgggaaggttgcagattgtacttgattaaatctccatttctaaacacaatcttcttctcggagactccagtgaaggccatctcaccgaccTTCAGTaccacatcacggggggattcaatctctcggccatggtttttcagaatgttttaaatatagtaggaatatagttgggtgatggtcctgggaactcgctgctgttttctgtctctttgtgtgaagaagggacccagtgacagaccgaggatccagcagtaggaagggttgtaacacatggtgtacaggatctcgttctcctccacatgtttcaaaacagctgctgccaccgactgatcttcaaaaaacttgttgaaatattccttccgttcttcaccaacaaatcccaggatttcagcccagactctgatctcagcctttttcaataaatgtaatgcagtggggcggctggtcaccaGCACTGAACATCccgggagcagcttgtgctgtattaaactgtacacaatgtcagacacttcacaccagtcttcaggatctgtgcagatGTAATCAGCCTCTGTATTGATCCGATTGTTatcaaaatcgatactgtccttgaattcatctaaaccatcgaatataaacagtaatctctctgggttcttccagagctctcccaaAATATTCTgaaagtaaggatacagatccagtatcagattcctcaggtttattctacagttaatagcgttcaaatcccggaatttaaaactgaaaacaaattgaaagtgtgggtatattttcccagtcgcccagtcataaacaatcttttgtaccattgttgtttttccaatccccgcgactccgctcactgctgctgaactcccagatttggattttctccTGGTAAAACAGCTGTGGAACAATTGATctgttcggattttttccagttctctccggagatgtttctctctccactcttcatggtctcggcctcttgccagcagttcatgttctacaagtgtccgatctcgaacagtagaaatgaccgttagctcagtgtatagattgaccagctggaaaatcttaaccttctcccttattaggatcgtgttcactatcagtgtttcagtttggacccggagtgtttccttgtgtttctgttgaacatcttcaattagaacagacagaaagtggttctcaatgttagttgtattgatataaaaccaaattctcaatatcactttactattcagtaaaatgctccgagattgaattcacagcttcaatagaggtgcgagcaggaaattaaactgagttactgaaaacctcgcttgaaagtgaaTAATGGCTGAGAgaagtttcaaatcctcacttgcTTCCAATTtttactgaacatggagatttctatcaaggtgatattttccctctgatgaTTAATACTATCAGCCCTGTCCTGTACCATGGACATCTCATTACAAATCCAAACGTGATTCTGGTATACGAAACTAGTGGCTCCAGTGGAATAATTTATGAAACCGTCAGTGGTGCTGACCTTTTGCGGAAATGGGAAATAGGTTATTgtgtgcattgggagagggacagactgtgaatgaacagatattccactgttattgtatcagacctcgggcaggttatctgggatattgtgggcactgggagagggacagactgtgaatggacagaagttccactgttgttgtatcagacctcgggcaggttatctgggatattgtgagcactgggagagggagagactgtgaatggacagaagtcccactgttattgtgtcagaactcgggcaggttatctggggcaTTACGTACATTTCTGTATTCACCTGTTCACAGGTAACGATTACTGCCATTCTGAAGgtacagaggggaatcagaatGATGATGGAAGGTACTCGGACTTTAGGttgagggaatggtgagagggtttGGTGTATTTTGTTTGTGCAAGCGAATTTGGGATTGAAATGTTTCAATGGAATTCACACcattattaagaacataagaaatagaagaaagagtagaccatacggcctctcgaacctgtgccaccattcattAATGTCATGGCTGATATATCTCAAATCCACATGCCCACCCTGTCCACTTATacattgattcccttcgtgtccaaaaatctatcgatctgattcttgaatatactcatcggaaacaggaaacaggctcacaatcaACAAAATAATGAATAATGGAGAAGGGAAGTCAGGGTAATTTTCTCACCCAAAGGGCCCGAGAGCCTGGGAAGGACACTAAAagggcagtgtaagtggggtcaagagataattgaacgtgtttctgtggatGCACTGAGAGGAGGGGTAGGTGGGATCATATCTCTAACAGGGATAGGCTTATTTAGAAACAGGAAAAGGTCATTTGGTCCAATCATTCTTctgttatattgtgtttcagaatTTGCGAACAATTTTTCAGTCGTTTTACACCTACATCGAATGTGTTTTTATAACAGTCCTGTCATATCACCGATTAGAATTAATAATACAACGactgcccacatcactcagtgtaatgttagagcagaaaacagtcacagttcatttcaactgttctcccaatAATTATACTCCTTTGTTTCATATTGGTCTGAATTTCCGATAATGCAGGTTTGAGAAATTacattgggtctaaaaagacccGTTAGTTAAAGGACTTTTCTTTGAGTGGAATAagattctctctttcactgccattcgGAAGCCAGCCCACAACTTCCGAATTACCctgaacattgtctttccctcacatttctgCACGGATTAATGATCTATTGTGTGAACATCTGTACATCTTCTCAGATCAGATCGAACACATTGACGTCTcgttctgtgctgtgaaatgataACATTTTTTAATATTTCGCATTTCTCCACCTCGTTCCCTACAGGAGATTGTGAGCAGATTTCTGGGGGCGCAGGTAAACCGTGACGTCTGG
This Heptranchias perlo isolate sHepPer1 unplaced genomic scaffold, sHepPer1.hap1 HAP1_SCAFFOLD_55, whole genome shotgun sequence DNA region includes the following protein-coding sequences:
- the LOC137315457 gene encoding NACHT, LRR and PYD domains-containing protein 3-like, which gives rise to MAFTGVSEKKIVFRNGDLIKYNLQPSQFLSGFMMELLERDDSAQSVVYTFPHLTIQEFVAALAQFLTPDPGDIRKLLSEAHSKEDGRFEIFLRFVVGLSSSQSARPLVEFLGPFLHQTICGVIDWVKEKVEGEIGNIESETGKRNLLNTFHYLFESQNKILVRVTVGSVDILKFGHLDSRRALRLTPIDCAVLSHVIGLCDTIKHLDLENCYIQCEGLQRLGPVLHKCQVLRLERNKLGDSGVKLLSAALRNPDCKIEKLELWDNDLTASCTEDLSSALSTNRSLTVLVLGGNKLGDSGVKLLSAALRNPDCKIQELHLNDVGLTDSCTDDLSSALSTNRSLTDLSLGSNSFTDRSVPALRSLILTCRSLERTWLWGNQFSLNGKRHLVSLRESRPGLSVGV
- the LOC137315445 gene encoding uncharacterized protein, whose translation is MAEGPNKGECPTSSKKMRMDSDPNAAITEFLTKCDDYQLFQLTKFYRDRLEQAIEEVVDGVSSLLTYERHFSGQEHRKIVDLVEKGNRADSSKLVLNLVMEKGSRARRVMWESFVKMHHVVPKLDKILKEIQELGPDPFVYMNIGRGLSEIPSQLKDVQQKHKETLRVQTETLIVNTILIREKVKIFQLVNLYTELTVISTVRDRTLVEHELLARGRDHEEWREKHLRRELEKIRTDQLFHSCFTRRKSKSGSSAAVSGVAGIGKTTMVQKIVYDWATGKIYPHFQFVFSFKFRDLNAINCRINLRNLILDLYPYFQNILGELWKNPERLLFIFDGLDEFKDSIDFDNNRINTEADYICTDPEDWC